One genomic window of Polaromonas sp. SP1 includes the following:
- a CDS encoding VOC family protein, translated as MEIHRGRLVDHIHLRAHDLAASKRFYRAVLQSLNKAQAIIEDKAYFSADELWIDQADGPTSHVHLAFRAKDHAEVKAFYEAALAAGGTDNGAPGDRKYHPGYYAAFVLDPDGNNIEAVYHGPFTASAESVVIKPA; from the coding sequence ATGGAAATACACCGCGGTCGCCTTGTCGACCACATCCATCTACGGGCCCACGACCTGGCCGCCAGCAAGCGCTTTTACCGCGCCGTGCTGCAGTCACTCAACAAGGCACAGGCCATCATTGAAGACAAGGCCTATTTCTCGGCCGACGAGTTATGGATAGACCAGGCCGACGGCCCTACTTCGCACGTCCACCTGGCCTTCCGGGCCAAAGACCACGCAGAAGTCAAAGCGTTTTACGAGGCGGCCCTGGCCGCAGGCGGCACCGACAACGGTGCGCCGGGTGACCGCAAATACCACCCCGGCTACTACGCCGCCTTTGTGCTGGACCCGGACGGCAACAACATCGAGGCCGTGTACCACGGGCCTTTCACGGCTTCGGCTGAGTCGGTGGTGATCAAACCTGCCTGA
- a CDS encoding Crp/Fnr family transcriptional regulator, which produces MATSAHASPAKSLPRDNQLLAALPEAELERWLQQLEWVEMPLGHVVYESGKVQSHVYFPTTAIVSLLYVLENGASAEIAVVGNEGLVGVSLFMGGGSTPSRAVVQSGGQGFRLSASAMKEEFDRSGPVLHLLLRYTQALITQMAQTAVCNRHHSLDQQLCRWLLLSMDRLRGNELVMTQELIANMLGVRREGVTEGATKLQQAGLIKYSRGRITVLDRLGLEQRTCECYAVVKKEYDRLLPENKTP; this is translated from the coding sequence ATGGCCACTTCCGCCCACGCCTCCCCCGCCAAATCACTGCCCCGCGACAACCAGTTGCTGGCAGCCCTTCCCGAGGCCGAACTTGAGCGCTGGCTGCAGCAGCTCGAATGGGTGGAAATGCCGCTGGGCCATGTGGTCTATGAGTCGGGCAAGGTGCAAAGCCATGTTTACTTTCCGACGACCGCCATCGTTTCGCTGCTTTATGTTCTCGAAAACGGGGCGTCCGCCGAGATCGCCGTGGTCGGCAATGAAGGCTTGGTCGGTGTATCGCTTTTCATGGGAGGCGGCTCCACACCCAGCCGCGCGGTGGTGCAAAGCGGGGGCCAGGGCTTTCGCTTGAGCGCAAGCGCCATGAAGGAAGAGTTCGACCGCTCCGGTCCGGTTCTGCATTTGCTGCTGCGCTACACGCAGGCGCTGATTACGCAAATGGCACAGACGGCGGTCTGCAACCGCCACCATTCACTCGACCAGCAACTGTGCCGGTGGCTGCTGCTGAGCATGGACCGCCTGCGGGGGAACGAGCTCGTCATGACGCAGGAACTGATCGCCAACATGCTGGGTGTGCGCCGCGAAGGCGTGACCGAAGGGGCAACCAAACTGCAGCAGGCCGGGCTGATCAAATATTCGCGCGGGCGCATTACGGTGCTGGACCGCCTCGGTCTGGAGCAACGTACTTGCGAGTGTTATGCGGTGGTCAAAAAAGAATACGACCGCCTTCTGCCCGAGAATAAAACCCCATAA
- a CDS encoding LysR family transcriptional regulator, which translates to MEEDAGWELYRSFLGVLHEGSLSGAARSLGVAQPTVGRHVASLEKSLDLALFTRSQTGFAPTEAALGLQPFAEEMASAAAALRRAAESQGDGVRGTVRVTVSEVIGVEVLPPIVAQLQRAHPGLTIELVLTNRVQDLLQREADIAVRMTQPKQELLIARRVGEVELGLYARRDYLDARGTPQSSADLARHALIGFDEETPFLRSARKALPAWKRAAFSTRTDSDLAQLALIRAGAGIGVCQSALAARDPALVRVLPGELSFKLETWLTMHEDLRHSPRCRVTFDALVEGLQQHIG; encoded by the coding sequence ATGGAAGAAGATGCCGGCTGGGAGCTTTATCGTTCGTTTTTGGGGGTGCTGCACGAGGGTTCGCTCTCCGGTGCGGCACGGTCTTTGGGGGTGGCACAGCCTACGGTCGGACGCCATGTTGCCTCACTCGAAAAGTCGCTCGATCTGGCGCTGTTCACGCGTTCACAAACCGGTTTTGCGCCAACCGAGGCCGCGCTGGGACTGCAGCCCTTCGCTGAAGAAATGGCCAGCGCCGCAGCCGCCTTACGCCGCGCCGCCGAAAGCCAGGGGGACGGCGTGCGCGGCACGGTGCGGGTCACCGTGAGCGAAGTCATCGGTGTCGAAGTGCTGCCGCCCATCGTCGCGCAGTTGCAGCGCGCGCACCCGGGTCTGACCATCGAACTGGTGCTGACCAACCGCGTGCAGGACCTGCTGCAACGCGAAGCCGACATCGCCGTGCGCATGACACAGCCTAAGCAGGAACTGTTGATCGCTCGCCGTGTGGGCGAAGTGGAACTGGGTCTTTATGCACGCCGCGATTACCTGGACGCGCGTGGCACGCCACAGTCGTCAGCGGACCTGGCGCGGCATGCGCTGATTGGGTTCGACGAAGAGACGCCCTTTCTGCGCTCGGCGCGCAAAGCCTTGCCCGCTTGGAAGCGGGCGGCGTTTTCAACTCGCACCGACAGCGACCTCGCGCAACTGGCATTGATACGCGCCGGCGCCGGCATCGGCGTGTGCCAGTCAGCGCTGGCGGCGCGTGACCCCGCCCTGGTGCGGGTTCTGCCTGGCGAGTTGTCCTTCAAACTCGAAACCTGGCTGACCATGCACGAAGACCTGCGCCACAGCCCGCGTTGCCGTGTCACCTTCGACGCATTGGTCGAAGGTTTGCAGCAGCATATTGGCTGA
- a CDS encoding error-prone DNA polymerase, whose translation MLPDALSETPRLPDYAELHALSNFSFQRGASHAQELVVRAAELGYRAIAVTDECSVAGVVRAHTAAKALAKLSVFIQLLPGAEFLVKDRNGHDAFRLVVLPHTATGWGNLCEFITTARQVGDRIEKGSYRVALGETDFSVLSHCEVLLSPLPGAIELDSLCTHAQWAVACFGASAWLAVTLLQGMDDALRLAQLRETGRRTGIALVAAGNVLMHIRSRKPLHDVLTAIRLGCTVHECGFELQANAEAHLRQRMKLAEVYPRDLLRATLEVAGRCCFNLDEIRSLYRYPQEDIVPRSESPAHCLRRLAWQGAHQRYRHGIPHKIRRQVGKELALIEELGYEMYFITVHDIVRFARSQNILCQGRGSAANSAVCYCLAVTAIDPSESKLLFERFISRERSEPPDIDVDFEHERREEVIQYIYEKYGHDRAAIAATVISYRSRSAVRDVGKALGIDPDTVELYAKEHFWFDGSQVLEEKIREAEVQADIGPVLQWLQLARLLMAVYPDKEDEIAEADDRKKREKERPAFPRHLSQHVGGFVLTQGKLTRLVPVQPASMKDRRIIQWDKDDLEDIGLMKVDVLALGMLSAIRRCLEMVNRTRKTQYEMHSLPLEDPQTYDMICEADTTGVFQIESRAQMSMLPRLQPRCYYDLVVEVAIVRPGPIQGGMVHPYLKARELERGGGKVEPEYPSLNPALQRTLGIPIFQEQVMQVAMIAADFTPGEADELRRAMAAWKRKGGVGKFHARLVNAMVKNGYSEEFAERIFSQIKGFGDYGFPESHAASFAKLVYVSCWLKCHEPACFLAALVNSQPMGFYAPSQLVQDARRHGVELRAVDVMHSEWDCTLEPIENTPPSQYPGIHKDQPAVRLGLRLVSGLSEAAVIRLVQARADAPFTSTEDLVSRAQLGSLEVNALAAADALLPLAGHRRQQVWEASAIKPAPGLLKAVPTHEAPLVLPDTPEGENILFDYNATGLTLRRHPLALLRARLARRGLLTASQLNALPDGQEVAGCGIVTVRQQPQTANGTIFVTLEDETGPVNVIVWKSLREAQRAELLHSRLLAVHGVWQRSEESGTAKGYGAVRNLVASRLEDLTPLLGRLGTSSRDFH comes from the coding sequence ATGCTGCCCGACGCCTTGTCAGAAACCCCTCGGCTGCCCGACTACGCGGAGCTGCACGCGCTGAGCAATTTCAGCTTCCAGCGCGGCGCCTCGCATGCGCAGGAGCTGGTGGTGCGCGCGGCCGAGCTGGGCTACCGCGCGATTGCCGTCACCGACGAATGTTCGGTCGCGGGTGTGGTGCGGGCGCATACGGCGGCCAAGGCGCTGGCAAAACTCAGCGTGTTCATCCAGCTGCTGCCGGGCGCCGAATTCCTGGTCAAGGACCGGAACGGGCATGACGCCTTCCGCCTGGTGGTGCTGCCGCACACCGCCACCGGCTGGGGCAACCTGTGCGAGTTCATCACCACGGCACGCCAGGTGGGCGACAGGATTGAAAAGGGCAGCTACCGCGTGGCCCTGGGCGAGACGGATTTTTCGGTGCTGTCGCACTGCGAGGTCTTGCTCTCGCCCTTGCCCGGCGCCATCGAGCTTGACAGCCTGTGCACCCATGCCCAGTGGGCGGTAGCCTGTTTCGGCGCCAGCGCCTGGCTGGCCGTGACCTTGCTGCAGGGCATGGACGACGCCTTGCGGCTGGCGCAGCTGCGCGAAACCGGCCGGCGCACCGGCATCGCGCTGGTGGCGGCCGGCAACGTGCTGATGCACATCCGCTCACGCAAGCCGCTGCACGATGTGCTGACGGCCATCCGGCTGGGCTGCACCGTGCATGAATGCGGCTTTGAGCTGCAGGCCAATGCCGAAGCGCACCTGCGCCAGCGCATGAAGCTCGCCGAGGTCTACCCGCGCGACCTGCTGCGCGCCACGCTGGAGGTCGCCGGCCGATGCTGCTTCAACCTTGATGAAATCCGCAGCCTGTACCGCTACCCGCAGGAAGACATCGTGCCGCGCAGCGAAAGCCCGGCGCACTGCCTGCGGCGCCTGGCCTGGCAGGGCGCGCACCAGCGTTACCGGCACGGCATTCCGCACAAGATACGGCGGCAGGTGGGCAAGGAGCTGGCCCTGATCGAGGAGCTCGGCTACGAGATGTACTTCATCACGGTGCATGACATCGTGCGTTTTGCCCGCAGCCAAAACATCCTTTGCCAGGGCCGCGGCTCGGCGGCCAACTCGGCGGTCTGTTATTGCCTGGCGGTGACGGCCATTGACCCGTCGGAAAGCAAGCTGCTGTTCGAGCGTTTCATCAGCCGCGAACGCAGCGAGCCGCCCGACATCGATGTCGACTTTGAACACGAGCGGCGCGAAGAGGTCATCCAGTACATCTATGAAAAGTACGGCCATGACCGCGCCGCCATTGCCGCCACCGTGATCAGCTACCGCTCGCGCAGCGCCGTGCGCGACGTGGGCAAGGCCCTGGGCATAGACCCCGACACGGTGGAGCTCTATGCCAAAGAGCATTTCTGGTTTGACGGCAGCCAGGTGCTGGAAGAAAAAATCCGCGAGGCCGAGGTGCAGGCCGATATCGGGCCGGTGCTGCAGTGGCTACAGTTGGCGCGGCTCTTGATGGCGGTGTATCCGGACAAGGAAGACGAGATCGCCGAGGCCGATGACCGCAAAAAGCGCGAAAAGGAACGCCCGGCCTTCCCGCGCCACCTGAGCCAGCACGTGGGCGGCTTTGTGCTGACACAAGGCAAGCTCACGCGGCTGGTGCCGGTGCAGCCGGCGTCGATGAAAGACCGCCGCATCATCCAGTGGGACAAAGACGACCTGGAAGACATCGGGCTGATGAAGGTGGACGTGCTGGCGCTGGGCATGCTCTCGGCCATCCGGCGTTGCCTGGAAATGGTGAACCGGACAAGGAAAACGCAGTATGAGATGCATTCCCTTCCCCTGGAGGACCCGCAGACCTACGACATGATCTGCGAGGCTGACACCACGGGCGTCTTCCAGATCGAGAGCCGTGCGCAGATGTCCATGCTGCCGCGCCTGCAGCCGCGCTGCTATTACGACCTGGTGGTGGAAGTCGCCATCGTACGGCCGGGCCCCATTCAGGGCGGCATGGTGCATCCGTATTTGAAGGCTCGGGAGCTGGAGCGCGGCGGCGGCAAGGTCGAGCCCGAGTACCCGTCCCTGAACCCCGCGCTGCAACGCACCCTGGGCATTCCCATCTTTCAGGAGCAGGTGATGCAGGTTGCCATGATTGCGGCCGACTTCACGCCCGGCGAGGCCGATGAATTGCGCCGCGCCATGGCCGCCTGGAAGCGAAAAGGCGGCGTCGGGAAGTTTCACGCCCGGCTGGTCAACGCGATGGTGAAAAACGGCTACAGCGAAGAATTTGCCGAACGCATCTTCAGCCAGATCAAGGGCTTCGGCGACTACGGTTTTCCTGAAAGCCACGCCGCCAGTTTTGCCAAGCTGGTCTACGTGAGCTGCTGGCTCAAGTGCCACGAGCCGGCGTGTTTCCTGGCCGCGCTGGTCAACTCGCAGCCCATGGGTTTTTACGCACCCTCACAACTGGTGCAGGACGCGCGCCGGCACGGGGTGGAGTTGAGGGCGGTCGACGTGATGCACAGCGAATGGGACTGCACGCTGGAGCCTATTGAGAACACACCTCCATCGCAATACCCAGGTATCCATAAAGACCAGCCCGCCGTCCGCCTGGGCTTGCGCCTGGTGTCCGGCCTGTCTGAAGCAGCGGTGATCCGGCTGGTGCAGGCGAGGGCGGACGCGCCCTTTACCTCGACCGAAGACCTGGTCTCACGCGCGCAGCTGGGCTCGCTCGAGGTCAACGCCCTGGCCGCGGCCGATGCCTTGCTGCCGCTGGCCGGCCACCGCCGCCAGCAGGTCTGGGAAGCCTCGGCCATCAAGCCGGCGCCGGGCTTGCTCAAGGCCGTGCCCACGCACGAGGCGCCGCTGGTGCTGCCGGACACGCCCGAAGGCGAAAACATTTTGTTCGACTACAACGCCACGGGCCTGACCTTGCGCCGCCATCCGCTGGCCTTGCTGCGCGCCCGCCTGGCCAGGCGCGGCCTGCTGACCGCCAGCCAGCTCAACGCCTTGCCCGACGGCCAGGAGGTCGCCGGCTGCGGCATCGTCACCGTGCGCCAGCAGCCGCAAACCGCCAACGGCACCATCTTTGTCACGCTGGAAGACGAGACCGGCCCGGTCAATGTCATCGTGTGGAAATCATTGCGCGAAGCGCAGCGCGCCGAGCTGCTGCACTCGCGCCTGCTGGCGGTGCACGGCGTGTGGCAACGCAGCGAGGAAAGCGGCACCGCCAAAGGTTACGGCGCGGTGCGCAACCTGGTGGCAAGCCGGCTGGAAGACCTCACGCCGCTGCTGGGGCGGCTGGGAACTTCCAGCCGGGACTTTCATTGA
- a CDS encoding disulfide bond formation protein B codes for MLLTYFDAMPRRVLALVAVACVAMLAFGLYLQHVVGLEPCPMCIVQRYALVLVAVVAGVTAMAKSRGLLVAGSGLMVLLSGFGAFVAARQSFLQWYPPEIASCGRDFYGMIETFPLKRAIPMIFKGSGDCTKIDWTFLGLSIANWSFLCFVAIAAVGLLLMARQLRKR; via the coding sequence ATGCTTTTGACGTATTTCGATGCCATGCCGCGCCGTGTGCTCGCCCTGGTCGCTGTCGCCTGTGTGGCCATGCTGGCGTTTGGCCTGTATTTGCAGCATGTGGTCGGCCTGGAGCCTTGCCCGATGTGCATCGTTCAGCGTTATGCCCTGGTGCTGGTGGCGGTGGTGGCCGGCGTGACCGCCATGGCCAAAAGCCGCGGCCTGCTGGTGGCCGGTTCGGGCCTGATGGTGTTGCTCTCCGGCTTCGGCGCTTTTGTGGCGGCGCGCCAGAGCTTTCTGCAGTGGTACCCGCCTGAGATCGCTTCTTGCGGGCGTGACTTTTACGGAATGATCGAAACCTTTCCGCTCAAGCGCGCCATTCCGATGATCTTCAAGGGCAGCGGCGACTGCACCAAGATTGACTGGACCTTCCTGGGCCTGTCGATTGCCAACTGGTCTTTCCTGTGTTTTGTGGCGATTGCGGCTGTGGGCTTGCTGCTGATGGCTCGCCAGCTGCGCAAGCGTTAA
- a CDS encoding sulfate/molybdate ABC transporter ATP-binding protein encodes MSIEIRNVSKHFGDFQALGDVSLDIESGELVALLGPSGCGKTTLLRIIAGLETADRGSILFSGEDTTDVHVRERQVGFVFQHYALFRHMTVFENVAFGLRVKPRGLRPSEAQIKEKVHSLLNLVQLDWLADRFPSQLSGGQRQRIALARALAVEPKVLLLDEPFGALDAKVRKELRRWLRRLHDDLHVTSIFVTHDQEEALEVADRVVLMNQGKVEQIGSPQDVWDHPASPFVYGFLGDVNLFHGRAHEGEVQLEGLRLNAPEHAGAQDAKAFAYVRPHDLEVQRYAPGAEGIVAHLERAIVIGPIARLELIPAEGYEQKGNVSGDAIIEAQMPSQQFREMGLREGDMLVVTPRKARVFVEG; translated from the coding sequence ATGAGCATCGAAATTCGCAACGTCAGCAAACATTTTGGCGACTTCCAGGCGCTGGGCGACGTGAGCCTGGACATTGAATCGGGTGAGCTGGTCGCCTTGCTCGGCCCCTCGGGCTGCGGCAAGACCACGCTGCTGCGCATCATCGCCGGCCTCGAAACCGCCGACCGCGGCAGCATCCTCTTCAGCGGCGAAGACACCACCGACGTCCATGTGCGCGAGCGCCAGGTCGGTTTTGTCTTCCAGCACTACGCCTTGTTCCGCCACATGACGGTCTTTGAAAACGTGGCTTTCGGCCTGCGCGTGAAACCCCGCGGCCTCAGGCCCAGCGAAGCGCAGATCAAGGAGAAAGTCCATTCGCTGCTCAACCTCGTGCAGCTCGACTGGCTGGCCGACCGCTTTCCGTCGCAGCTGTCCGGCGGGCAGCGCCAGCGGATTGCTTTGGCACGTGCCCTGGCGGTCGAGCCCAAGGTGCTGCTGCTCGACGAGCCCTTCGGCGCGCTCGACGCCAAGGTGCGCAAGGAATTGCGCCGCTGGCTGCGCCGCCTGCACGACGACCTGCATGTCACCAGCATTTTTGTGACGCACGACCAGGAAGAAGCGCTGGAAGTGGCCGACCGCGTGGTGCTGATGAACCAGGGCAAGGTCGAGCAGATCGGCTCGCCCCAAGACGTCTGGGACCATCCGGCCAGCCCTTTTGTGTACGGCTTCCTGGGCGACGTCAACCTGTTCCACGGCCGTGCGCATGAGGGCGAGGTGCAGCTCGAAGGCCTGCGCCTGAACGCCCCCGAACACGCCGGCGCGCAGGACGCCAAGGCTTTTGCCTATGTGCGCCCGCATGATCTGGAGGTGCAGCGCTATGCGCCCGGCGCCGAAGGCATCGTGGCCCACCTGGAGCGCGCCATCGTCATCGGCCCCATCGCGCGTCTGGAGTTGATTCCCGCCGAAGGCTACGAGCAAAAAGGCAATGTCTCAGGCGACGCCATCATCGAAGCCCAGATGCCTTCGCAGCAGTTCAGGGAAATGGGGCTGCGTGAAGGCGACATGCTGGTCGTGACGCCGCGCAAGGCGAGGGTGTTTGTGGAGGGCTAG
- the imuA gene encoding translesion DNA synthesis-associated protein ImuA, whose translation MLSPNSLDRALPDLAHVWRAGELGSASLQTAATGYAALDGALPGGGWPQGALVEVLQPQAGLYEWGLVAPALAALQAEAPGLLTVMVGAPHLPFGPALGARRLSMQRLLSIHGKPGDAPSLLWATREALQCGDVHSVLAWLPDARSAHLRRLQIAAHAHNKLLFVFRPLRAQQESSPAPLRLLLEGAAAEAGNLLVHVLKRRGPPLAAPLLLDTRPARLSALLAASRERARRQREDVAPMLLPSLVSLPVTSPESPIHALLDRIAHLDHH comes from the coding sequence ATGCTTTCCCCCAACTCACTGGACCGCGCCTTGCCGGACCTCGCCCACGTATGGCGCGCCGGCGAGCTGGGCAGTGCGAGCCTGCAAACGGCGGCAACGGGCTATGCGGCGCTGGACGGCGCTTTGCCGGGTGGCGGCTGGCCGCAGGGCGCTTTGGTTGAAGTGCTCCAGCCGCAGGCGGGCCTGTATGAATGGGGCCTGGTGGCGCCGGCCCTGGCCGCTTTGCAGGCAGAGGCACCCGGGCTGTTGACGGTGATGGTGGGTGCGCCGCACCTGCCTTTTGGGCCGGCGCTGGGCGCGCGCCGGCTTTCGATGCAGCGGCTGCTCAGCATTCATGGCAAACCGGGTGATGCACCGTCTCTTCTGTGGGCCACGCGTGAAGCCCTGCAGTGCGGCGACGTGCACAGTGTGCTGGCCTGGCTGCCCGATGCGCGCAGCGCGCATTTGCGCCGCCTGCAGATCGCCGCCCATGCGCACAACAAGCTGCTATTTGTCTTCAGGCCGCTGCGGGCGCAGCAGGAGTCCTCGCCGGCGCCGCTGCGTTTGCTGCTTGAAGGTGCGGCGGCCGAGGCGGGCAACCTGCTTGTGCACGTGCTTAAACGCCGCGGCCCGCCGCTGGCCGCGCCGCTGCTGCTCGACACCCGGCCGGCCCGGCTGTCGGCGCTGCTGGCGGCCAGCCGTGAAAGGGCGCGGCGCCAACGCGAGGACGTGGCGCCCATGCTGCTGCCTTCGCTGGTGTCGCTTCCCGTCACTTCACCCGAAAGTCCGATTCATGCCTTGCTGGATCGCATTGCACATCTCGATCACCACTGA
- a CDS encoding NAD-dependent epimerase/dehydratase family protein, whose translation MSNKQDRSSTALVLGATGGIGGEVARQLEAAGWQVRALSRSEPPPSELRGGITWLRGDAMNPGDVLAAAQSCGVIVHAVNPPGYRRWGELVLPMLDNTIAAARAHGATIVLPGTVYNYGPDAFPSPREDSPQHPHTAKGAIRVRLEQRLKDATSDSGQCGCRVIIVRAGDFFGPRAGNSWFSQGLIRPGASVRSIKLPGKPGVGHQWAYLPDVARTMVALLARRDVLPAFATFHMDGQWDTDGRQLAEAICRVVARRGGPAPSIKSFSWWAVTLAAPFVETLRELRRMRYLWNTPVRMDNASLVAALGAEPRTPLDTAVEETLQGLGCLGTHGEDINHSGVRRGD comes from the coding sequence ATGAGCAACAAACAAGACAGATCAAGCACAGCACTTGTGCTGGGTGCAACCGGTGGCATCGGCGGTGAAGTCGCCCGGCAACTGGAGGCGGCAGGCTGGCAGGTTCGCGCGCTTAGCCGCAGCGAGCCGCCGCCGAGCGAACTACGTGGCGGCATTACCTGGCTGCGTGGCGACGCGATGAATCCGGGGGATGTCTTGGCTGCGGCACAAAGCTGCGGCGTCATAGTGCACGCCGTCAATCCGCCCGGCTATCGTCGCTGGGGCGAACTGGTGCTGCCCATGCTGGATAACACGATTGCTGCCGCCCGGGCGCACGGCGCGACCATCGTGTTGCCTGGCACGGTCTACAACTACGGGCCAGACGCATTTCCCAGCCCCCGGGAGGATTCACCGCAACACCCGCACACTGCCAAAGGCGCGATTCGTGTGCGGCTTGAGCAGCGGCTCAAGGACGCGACCAGCGACAGTGGCCAGTGCGGCTGCCGGGTGATCATCGTGCGCGCGGGCGATTTTTTTGGGCCGAGGGCCGGTAACAGCTGGTTCTCGCAAGGCCTGATCCGGCCGGGCGCTTCGGTGCGCAGCATAAAGCTGCCTGGCAAGCCTGGCGTCGGCCACCAATGGGCCTATTTACCGGATGTTGCGCGTACCATGGTTGCCTTGCTCGCACGGCGGGACGTTCTGCCTGCATTCGCAACTTTCCATATGGACGGCCAGTGGGACACCGACGGCCGCCAGTTGGCCGAAGCGATCTGCCGTGTCGTCGCGCGGCGCGGCGGTCCTGCGCCATCCATAAAATCCTTTTCCTGGTGGGCGGTGACGCTGGCCGCGCCCTTTGTCGAGACCCTGCGCGAGCTGCGCCGGATGCGCTACCTCTGGAACACGCCGGTACGCATGGACAACGCCTCCCTGGTGGCGGCGCTCGGTGCGGAGCCGCGCACGCCGCTGGACACTGCTGTGGAGGAAACGCTGCAAGGGCTGGGTTGCCTTGGTACGCATGGCGAGGATATAAACCACAGTGGTGTGCGCCGCGGTGACTGA
- a CDS encoding DUF2277 domain-containing protein: MCRNIKTLFNFEPPATELEIRDASLQFVRKLSGFNVPSKANEAAFDRAVEEVAASARVLIRTLVTNAEPRNREVEAERARTRSAMRFGTSR, encoded by the coding sequence ATGTGCCGCAACATCAAGACCTTGTTCAACTTCGAGCCGCCCGCCACCGAGCTCGAAATCCGCGACGCGTCGCTGCAGTTCGTCAGAAAGCTCAGCGGCTTCAACGTACCGTCCAAGGCCAACGAAGCCGCGTTTGACCGCGCGGTGGAAGAAGTTGCGGCCTCTGCGCGGGTTCTCATCCGGACATTGGTAACCAACGCCGAACCGCGCAATCGGGAGGTTGAGGCCGAACGGGCACGTACCAGGTCAGCAATGAGGTTTGGCACGAGCCGGTAG
- a CDS encoding DNA polymerase Y family protein yields MPCWIALHISITTEAASPGPALLDASAVQRAAASIALGFTPRVALVDETVLMDVTGSLRLFGGLAKLAEQLQRQLHLFFESNRAPAQVVLAQGATSLIAIARLRLQLSAQKSGAATRKTRVADLPLHTLTAARPHLDVLERIGCRSWDGLLRLPRDGVARRFGAGLLAALDRARGSAPDDYAWLVLPEHFEEKLELNALVTHAPALMAGVEQLLVHLHAWLLGRQSGLCALKITWHLDPRRDVPPTGELDIRTAQPAQDLRHVARLIAEHLAQQKLPAPVHSVSLQSLATELLADSAAATGSLLMEARQQGDTAVELVERLSARLGDARVQAWQPCEDHRPEHMQRWVEARGAIKSIAGGAGTALATGLKRLKNSPGPAAPAPRVEALYPSWLLPEPLRLATEGHKPVYQGPLTRLAGPQRLEATGWLAPSEGAHQVHTERQTPPAMRDYYIYRSEQGSLLWVYSVRLALLASDGTAALQPRHHWYLHGFFA; encoded by the coding sequence ATGCCTTGCTGGATCGCATTGCACATCTCGATCACCACTGAGGCGGCTTCCCCTGGGCCGGCCTTGCTGGATGCCTCTGCCGTGCAGCGGGCCGCGGCCAGCATCGCGCTGGGCTTCACGCCGCGCGTGGCGCTGGTGGACGAAACCGTGCTGATGGACGTGACGGGCAGCCTGCGCCTCTTCGGCGGGCTGGCCAAACTGGCGGAACAGCTGCAGCGCCAGCTGCACCTGTTTTTTGAATCAAATCGGGCTCCAGCCCAGGTTGTGCTTGCACAAGGCGCTACATCTTTGATAGCAATCGCCCGTCTGCGGCTGCAGCTTTCAGCGCAAAAAAGCGGCGCCGCCACCCGCAAAACCCGCGTGGCCGACTTGCCCCTGCACACCCTGACGGCAGCCCGCCCGCACCTCGATGTGCTGGAGCGCATCGGCTGCCGCAGCTGGGACGGCCTGCTGCGCCTGCCGCGTGACGGCGTGGCGCGGCGTTTTGGCGCCGGCTTGCTGGCGGCGCTGGACCGCGCCCGGGGCAGCGCGCCAGACGACTACGCGTGGCTGGTGTTGCCTGAGCACTTTGAGGAAAAGCTCGAGCTCAACGCGCTGGTCACCCACGCCCCGGCGCTGATGGCGGGTGTCGAGCAGCTTCTGGTGCACCTGCATGCCTGGCTGCTGGGGCGCCAGAGCGGCCTGTGCGCGCTGAAGATCACCTGGCACCTGGACCCGCGCCGCGACGTGCCGCCCACCGGCGAGCTCGACATCCGCACCGCCCAGCCCGCGCAAGACCTGCGCCATGTGGCGCGCCTGATCGCCGAGCACCTGGCGCAGCAAAAGCTGCCGGCGCCGGTGCACAGCGTGAGCCTGCAGTCGCTGGCGACCGAGCTGCTGGCCGATTCGGCGGCGGCCACCGGCAGCCTGCTGATGGAAGCGCGCCAGCAGGGCGACACCGCGGTGGAGCTGGTCGAGCGGCTGAGCGCGCGCCTGGGCGATGCGCGGGTGCAGGCCTGGCAGCCGTGCGAAGACCACCGGCCGGAACACATGCAGCGCTGGGTGGAGGCCCGTGGCGCTATTAAATCGATAGCGGGTGGCGCAGGCACCGCCTTGGCTACAGGCCTGAAACGCTTGAAAAATTCACCCGGTCCAGCGGCGCCGGCGCCGCGTGTTGAAGCCCTGTACCCGAGCTGGCTGCTGCCCGAGCCGCTGCGCCTGGCGACCGAAGGCCACAAGCCGGTCTACCAGGGCCCGCTAACGCGCCTGGCCGGGCCGCAGCGGCTGGAGGCCACCGGCTGGCTGGCGCCCAGCGAGGGCGCCCACCAGGTGCATACCGAGCGCCAGACACCGCCGGCGATGCGCGACTACTACATCTACCGCAGCGAGCAGGGCAGCTTGCTCTGGGTTTACAGCGTGCGGCTGGCCTTGCTGGCCTCAGACGGCACGGCGGCGCTGCAGCCGCGGCACCACTGGTACCTGCACGGTTTTTTTGCCTGA